In the Deltaproteobacteria bacterium genome, one interval contains:
- a CDS encoding M13 family peptidase, whose product MKRLLLAVAVAACSSAPQTKPANEPATGATATQTPPSPANPPGAATAGTPSSAPPAAGQPATPPASGAAGSAVAQAKPEPPSIDESAMDKSIDPCTDFYQYACGSWLKKTPIPDDRASWGRGFSEIFQRNEALMHDILEKNARGEADSADPFSQKVGDFYGTCMDEQKAETASLQALQSDLKRIDAIRDVKGLAQQVAYLQARGAPALFGFASQQDFKDATEVIGGADQGGLGLPDRDYYLKDDARMKELRTLYQDHVARMLALAGAPETAAKQQAQVVMNLETALAKVSMDKVERRDPNKVYHRLERAGLKKAAPHFLWDVYFAELGAPDVQAINVLVPGFFSGMDKLVAQPSKLNDVRTYLRWTAVESAANALGRSFVEEKFRLTKALTGAKAILPRWKRCVQMTNNAMGEAVGRSFVAATIGDEGKKIASEIIEGIEGAFERNLAEVSWMDEAARAASKDKLKKINNKIAYPKKWRDYSSMDIGKESLLANLNEAARFETKRDLDKIGKPVDRNDFQLSPVAVNAYYDPSLNEMVFLAGIMQTPFFKTGAPEPANYGGLGMVAGHELTHGFDDQGRQFDGDGNLHEWWSKNVGDAFNERAECVAKQYDAYPAVDDTKLNGHLTLGENIADIGGLKMALQALRQKRGGQVEPKTEQDFFVAFAQTWCTNYRPEAARLQAQTNPHSTAQWRVNGPISDNPDFAKTFSCKAGAAMAPQNRCTVW is encoded by the coding sequence ATGAAGCGACTTCTGCTCGCCGTCGCCGTCGCCGCCTGCAGCTCGGCGCCGCAAACGAAGCCCGCCAACGAACCCGCGACCGGCGCGACGGCCACCCAGACTCCCCCTTCGCCCGCGAATCCGCCCGGAGCTGCGACGGCCGGAACGCCCTCTTCCGCTCCTCCCGCCGCAGGCCAGCCGGCGACGCCCCCTGCATCCGGCGCGGCGGGCAGCGCAGTGGCGCAGGCGAAGCCGGAGCCGCCGTCCATCGACGAGAGCGCGATGGACAAGTCGATCGATCCCTGCACCGACTTCTACCAGTACGCCTGCGGGAGCTGGCTGAAGAAGACGCCCATTCCCGACGACCGGGCGAGCTGGGGCCGCGGCTTCAGCGAGATCTTCCAGCGCAACGAGGCGCTGATGCACGACATCCTCGAGAAGAACGCGCGTGGCGAGGCCGACTCCGCCGATCCGTTCTCGCAGAAAGTAGGTGACTTCTACGGGACCTGCATGGACGAGCAGAAGGCGGAGACGGCGTCGCTGCAGGCGCTGCAGAGCGATCTGAAGAGAATCGACGCCATTCGCGACGTGAAGGGCCTCGCGCAGCAGGTGGCCTATCTGCAGGCGCGCGGCGCCCCCGCCCTTTTCGGCTTCGCGTCCCAGCAGGACTTCAAGGACGCGACCGAGGTGATCGGCGGCGCCGACCAGGGTGGCCTCGGACTGCCGGACCGCGATTACTATCTGAAGGACGATGCGCGCATGAAGGAGCTACGCACGCTCTACCAGGACCACGTCGCCAGGATGCTGGCTCTCGCCGGCGCGCCGGAGACCGCGGCGAAACAGCAGGCGCAGGTGGTGATGAATCTGGAAACCGCGCTCGCGAAGGTGTCGATGGACAAGGTAGAGCGGCGCGATCCCAACAAGGTGTACCACCGCCTGGAGCGCGCCGGATTGAAGAAGGCGGCGCCGCACTTCCTCTGGGACGTCTATTTCGCGGAGCTCGGGGCGCCGGACGTGCAGGCCATCAACGTCCTGGTGCCGGGGTTCTTCAGCGGCATGGACAAGCTCGTCGCCCAGCCTTCGAAGCTGAACGATGTGAGGACGTACTTGCGCTGGACGGCGGTGGAGAGCGCCGCCAACGCGCTGGGAAGGAGCTTCGTCGAGGAGAAGTTTCGTCTGACCAAGGCCTTGACGGGGGCCAAGGCCATCCTGCCGCGCTGGAAGCGCTGCGTGCAGATGACGAACAACGCGATGGGCGAGGCCGTCGGGCGCAGCTTCGTCGCCGCCACCATCGGCGACGAAGGAAAGAAGATCGCCAGCGAGATCATCGAAGGCATCGAGGGCGCCTTCGAGCGCAACCTGGCCGAGGTGTCGTGGATGGACGAAGCGGCTCGGGCCGCGTCGAAGGACAAGCTGAAGAAGATCAACAACAAGATCGCCTATCCGAAGAAATGGCGCGACTACTCGAGCATGGACATCGGGAAGGAGTCGCTGCTGGCGAATCTGAACGAGGCGGCGCGCTTCGAGACCAAGCGCGATCTGGACAAGATCGGCAAGCCCGTCGATCGCAACGACTTCCAGCTCAGCCCCGTGGCGGTGAACGCGTACTACGATCCCTCGCTGAACGAGATGGTATTCCTCGCCGGAATCATGCAGACACCGTTCTTCAAGACGGGAGCTCCGGAGCCGGCGAACTACGGCGGCCTGGGAATGGTCGCCGGCCATGAGCTGACCCACGGCTTCGACGATCAGGGCCGGCAGTTCGACGGGGACGGCAACCTGCACGAATGGTGGTCGAAGAACGTAGGCGACGCGTTCAACGAGCGCGCCGAATGCGTGGCCAAGCAGTACGACGCGTACCCCGCGGTGGACGACACGAAGCTGAACGGACACCTGACGCTGGGCGAGAACATCGCCGACATTGGCGGCCTGAAGATGGCCCTGCAGGCGCTGCGCCAGAAGCGCGGCGGCCAGGTGGAACCGAAGACGGAGCAGGACTTCTTCGTCGCCTTTGCACAGACCTGGT